CATAATGTAGAATATGGTAAAATCAATTCAAATAATAATACCACTTACATTGTTGAAGATAATGTAAAATCAGAAATAAAAgatgaaaatgaagaaaagtTAGAAACCATACAATGTCTAAATAATGAGACAACTGCAAATCAATTTCCTCATCTAAATTCTACAAAACATGATGATGTTAAGAACAATGAGAATTGTCAGAGAATTGTATGTAATGAAGAAAGCAGTGATAACattcttaaaaaatatgaattttctaaatcatttattaataaactatatctagaaaaatatgaaaagttaaaaaagaaactacaagaagtggaagaagaaaaagaaagaagtttaaaagagaaagaacaggaaaaaataaatattaaagaaaatCAGCAGAGACAAGTCATTATTGAATACGATTCACATAGCACAAAATCCATACATGAAACAAAAACAGATACGAAATACGAGATACTTTGTAGAACTGACAAACTGCAAAAACCTATCAATTGTTGCGAAGAAATAACAGTGTTAACATCAGACACAGAAAGTGATTCTGAAGAATCCATTTTAGAAGTACCGATTCCTCCAAAACCTCAACCACCTATCATAAATTTACAGGACTCAGATGAAAATTCTGAAACAACAAGTAGTAACAGCGATACAGATGAAGAATCTTCATTCgttataagaaagaaaaataatttggtagaaaatgttaaaaagaaagattttaTAATTGACCAGGAGTCAGATAGCTCTACCTCAGTTATTGATTGTACTAATGATGAATCAGCAATGGAAGATATAATGTTAAACTGTACAGAAATACAGAAAAGTGCATCaagtataaaagaaataatggaAATGAATAAAATGGCTCGATCAGATCAATACAATAATAAAGACAAAAGCATTTGTGAAAAAAATAAGTCTATTGTAAGAAATGAAATTCATACTAAAGATCTTACTAGGCCtgacatgttatttagcaatgaTAAATACGATACATTTGAATTTCAATCGCCATTAAAAACAGTTCACAATAAAGATGTTATATATGAGAGGGACAAAGGTGAATCAGATAATTTTGCAGACGATGTAATGCTATCAGATTTCCTTAATTTTGAAGAACTAACttcaaatagaaataaaagatattttgtAGAAGATGTAATGGTATCAAATTTCCTTAATTCTGAAGAGTTGACTACAGACAGAAAAAGGCCTCTTGAAAAAGATGTAATGATGTCAAACGTTCTTCATTCTAAAGAACTGACACCAAATAAGAAAAGACAttatgatgatgataatgaaCCTTCTACAAGTGTAAAACAAAGGAGAAATACAGATAATGAATTTAAATGTTCCAAAGAAAATTTTGAACAACATAATAGTGACGATAAGAGTAATCGAGAGTGGGAAGAATATTTTTTTCGCCCTATGTCGGAGAAACTTAAAACTTTCTATGAATCTCAAGGACAAGAAAATTTTGATGTAAAGAAAATTCAGAGTAAAATGTCAAGTACGTCATTGAAAATTACTGTAGTCCtattttctttgtatttataaatttattatttttaaatattttttatcgtaaataaattatagagGATCCAAGACTTTGGACTATTTTAGATGAAGACCTGATGCCTGATTTGTTCAAACATCGGAGATACTGGTACATGAAATGTACTAATTGCCACCAACATGGTCATCAGAGACATAATTGTACAGAGCCATATAAACCTACTCGATGTCATATGTGTGGTGCTCAAGGACATACAGAAACTCGATGCCCTCAGAAAATGTGCCTCACGGTTCGAagatatatcataaaaatatattatgtgaTAACTGTATAGTAATATGTTAATTTTTTACAGTGTGGTAAAAAGCAAGGTACATTTAGGAAAACATGTGAGGCTTGTCGCATACTGTATTGTGACATGTGTAATGCTATAGGACATAAATCAACTGAATGTCCAGATCTCTGGAGAAGATTTCATCAAACAGTGAGTTTGTTTTTACATAgagtataaatattttatgaaattatgcacaatttaaatataaaaagtaattttacttgattttgtttaattttagaCACGGACATCTGAGATAAATATACCAGAGAACTTATCTGAAGTTATGAAACCTGCAGATTTACTTTACTGTTGTAATTGCACCAAACGAGGACATGATTCTTCTACATGTAACGAGTATCGCTGGTCACAGCATTTCCCAACACCAGCTTTTGTATCAAATTATACAAGTGAGTTACAATACGAATATTCTGCTTGTGAAAGTACTAATGAAGACGTAATACCATTaactaaattaaaaaagaaaggtgTGACATTTCCTCCAAATGAGGTTGATTTAGACAGTTCTGGTGTCGTATATTCATATGGAACATATTATACAAAAACGCCTAATGGCGAAGAAGCTAAACGAAAACTTTTGACTCTTGATATTCATCCTTCTCACATAGCAGGTCTTTTAAAGGGTCGCATTTCTCCAATTTTTTTGGATgaattaacaaaaataattaaatttgaaattaaaatatattacaatacAGATAACGAATTAATGATTAGAGTTCGATCTGCGGTACATCTGCCTCAACATATATTAGAACTTTTCCTTTATTGGCTTAAACTACATGACGAGGATAAACTCTTGGATATTACTATAAACCTTCCCCGTAGAGCAAAACAATTGCAAAAATTTTTGACAAAAAAACTACACGAGTTCGAGCAGAATTTAGTAGATCCAAACTATATTTGTAGTCAAATAGAAGAGCTAAAAACATCAATGACTACTATTAAAGACCTCGCAGTATCATTTTCTATTGCAAAAAAAATCATAGACTATCGAGGCGATTTGATGAAAGTGTACCAGTCAAAACCTAATCATACTCATCTATTAAAGAGATTAAAAAGAGCCATGAAACATCTGAAAAAGTTTCCAGCCACTGAAGTGTACATGTcacaatatttgaatattattgttcttTACAATAAAATTTTTGTACCTCGTAGATTAACAGATATCGAATTAAAACGTTTTCTTGCAAGATATTATAAAACAAGCGTGAAAAAAAAAGATGGAAAGAAGAATGAAGCTAAGAAACTAAAGAAGAACAAACTTACACCTTATAAAGCATTAATAGAAAGTTTACGGGAATATAATAAGGAAGAGAATACTATAAACAAGAGTGATGTATGTTCATCAAAAGATATTGGAGCACAAACTATACAAATACCTAGCATTGTATCCATTGAACATATTCCAACGAATAATATTATCCAATCTAACGAACAAGACGTAACATGTAATACAAAAGACGTTTTTACTGAAACATACACTGCAGAAAAGAATGTTACCGAATTTACTAATGATACTACACAATCGTCACATAATCAGGATAGTTCAAGTAATCAAATGACAGATCCTATACAAAACTCAAATGTAGTTACCATATCTTTTCAAAAATCTACACATACCAATGTATCATCAAGGACAACTAAAAATGTACCTTGTGCTA
The Bombus affinis isolate iyBomAffi1 chromosome 2, iyBomAffi1.2, whole genome shotgun sequence genome window above contains:
- the LOC126928996 gene encoding uncharacterized protein LOC126928996 isoform X1, which codes for MEYNVFRDYCKAENSEDEEMNHDLQSRLYAEIYYTSNDVENVDKKSNVKLETIDIANNKLRTDANTSKVYGFNDTLRNNDIAGSSSKTYIKNESENNSASMEDDSKPDITSICIKSTTETLSKDITNKSISSVPYVKTLNETEENIESTKNNRQLTCHNVEYGKINSNNNTTYIVEDNVKSEIKDENEEKLETIQCLNNETTANQFPHLNSTKHDDVKNNENCQRIVCNEESSDNILKKYEFSKSFINKLYLEKYEKLKKKLQEVEEEKERSLKEKEQEKINIKENQQRQVIIEYDSHSTKSIHETKTDTKYEILCRTDKLQKPINCCEEITVLTSDTESDSEESILEVPIPPKPQPPIINLQDSDENSETTSSNSDTDEESSFVIRKKNNLVENVKKKDFIIDQESDSSTSVIDCTNDESAMEDIMLNCTEIQKSASSIKEIMEMNKMARSDQYNNKDKSICEKNKSIVRNEIHTKDLTRPDMLFSNDKYDTFEFQSPLKTVHNKDVIYERDKGESDNFADDVMLSDFLNFEELTSNRNKRYFVEDVMVSNFLNSEELTTDRKRPLEKDVMMSNVLHSKELTPNKKRHYDDDNEPSTSVKQRRNTDNEFKCSKENFEQHNSDDKSNREWEEYFFRPMSEKLKTFYESQGQENFDVKKIQSKMSKDPRLWTILDEDLMPDLFKHRRYWYMKCTNCHQHGHQRHNCTEPYKPTRCHMCGAQGHTETRCPQKMCLTCGKKQGTFRKTCEACRILYCDMCNAIGHKSTECPDLWRRFHQTTRTSEINIPENLSEVMKPADLLYCCNCTKRGHDSSTCNEYRWSQHFPTPAFVSNYTSELQYEYSACESTNEDVIPLTKLKKKGVTFPPNEVDLDSSGVVYSYGTYYTKTPNGEEAKRKLLTLDIHPSHIAGLLKGRISPIFLDELTKIIKFEIKIYYNTDNELMIRVRSAVHLPQHILELFLYWLKLHDEDKLLDITINLPRRAKQLQKFLTKKLHEFEQNLVDPNYICSQIEELKTSMTTIKDLAVSFSIAKKIIDYRGDLMKVYQSKPNHTHLLKRLKRAMKHLKKFPATEVYMSQYLNIIVLYNKIFVPRRLTDIELKRFLARYYKTSVKKKDGKKNEAKKLKKNKLTPYKALIESLREYNKEENTINKSDVCSSKDIGAQTIQIPSIVSIEHIPTNNIIQSNEQDVTCNTKDVFTETYTAEKNVTEFTNDTTQSSHNQDSSSNQMTDPIQNSNVVTISFQKSTHTNVSSRTTKNVPCAKVKPSGNKKEKHSETENSNNKETKTSNLQEQNNTINSEISVTKKKKSKKAKKAKLDLENSLEIIENQETGTDTSLENKASEIINEALEFNLPYMNKAVEEIRKRINDKNLKQEHIDTLLRLINLEKDHRKYVSSFYNYLQ
- the LOC126928996 gene encoding uncharacterized protein LOC126928996 isoform X2, with protein sequence MEYNVFRDYCKAENSEDEEMNHDLQSRLYAEIYYTSNDVENVDKKSNVKLETIDIANNKLRTDANTSKVYGFNDTLRNNDIAGSSSKTYIKNESENNSASMEDDSKPDITSICIKSTTETLSKDITNKSISSVPYVKTLNETEENIESTKNNRQLTCHNVEYGKINSNNNTTYIVEDNVKSEIKDENEEKLETIQCLNNETTANQFPHLNSTKHDDVKNNENCQRIVCNEESSDNILKKYEFSKSFINKLYLEKYEKLKKKLQEVEEEKERSLKEKEQEKINIKENQQRQVIIEYDSHSTKSIHETKTDTKYEILCRTDKLQKPINCCEEITVLTSDTESDSEESILEVPIPPKPQPPIINLQDSDENSETTSSNSDTDEESSFVIRKKNNLVENVKKKDFIIDQESDSSTSVIDCTNDESAMEDIMLNCTEIQKSASSIKEIMEMNKMARSDQYNNKDKSICEKNKSIVRNEIHTKDLTRPDMLFSNDKYDTFEFQSPLKTVHNKDVIYERDKGESDNFADDVMLSDFLNFEELTSNRNKRYFVEDVMVSNFLNSEELTTDRKRPLEKDVMMSNVLHSKELTPNKKRHYDDDNEPSTSVKQRRNTDNEFKCSKENFEQHNSDDKSNREWEEYFFRPMSEKLKTFYESQGQENFDVKKIQSKMSNEDLMPDLFKHRRYWYMKCTNCHQHGHQRHNCTEPYKPTRCHMCGAQGHTETRCPQKMCLTCGKKQGTFRKTCEACRILYCDMCNAIGHKSTECPDLWRRFHQTTRTSEINIPENLSEVMKPADLLYCCNCTKRGHDSSTCNEYRWSQHFPTPAFVSNYTSELQYEYSACESTNEDVIPLTKLKKKGVTFPPNEVDLDSSGVVYSYGTYYTKTPNGEEAKRKLLTLDIHPSHIAGLLKGRISPIFLDELTKIIKFEIKIYYNTDNELMIRVRSAVHLPQHILELFLYWLKLHDEDKLLDITINLPRRAKQLQKFLTKKLHEFEQNLVDPNYICSQIEELKTSMTTIKDLAVSFSIAKKIIDYRGDLMKVYQSKPNHTHLLKRLKRAMKHLKKFPATEVYMSQYLNIIVLYNKIFVPRRLTDIELKRFLARYYKTSVKKKDGKKNEAKKLKKNKLTPYKALIESLREYNKEENTINKSDVCSSKDIGAQTIQIPSIVSIEHIPTNNIIQSNEQDVTCNTKDVFTETYTAEKNVTEFTNDTTQSSHNQDSSSNQMTDPIQNSNVVTISFQKSTHTNVSSRTTKNVPCAKVKPSGNKKEKHSETENSNNKETKTSNLQEQNNTINSEISVTKKKKSKKAKKAKLDLENSLEIIENQETGTDTSLENKASEIINEALEFNLPYMNKAVEEIRKRINDKNLKQEHIDTLLRLINLEKDHRKYVSSFYNYLQ